The Candidatus Aegiribacteria sp. DNA segment CCCGCTAATCCTTTTGTCAGAGCGGAGTTTATCGCGCCTTCAGATGTGTTCTCCCAGAGGAAGTTCTCCTGAAGGCGATAGTTTGAGACGAAAATATCGATGTTTCCATCTCTGTTAAAGTCACAGGGGCTTACTCCTCTTCCGCAAAGAGGCTTATCAAGGAATGGATTCATCCCGAGACTGTCACCTATCTGTATGAAACCATCAGGACCGCCGAGGTAGAATGCGTCAGGGGTTCCTGATCCCATATTGCCTGCCTGTTCATAACTGGCCAGGTACAGATCAAGCCATCCATCCGCATTCCAGTCAAGAAGCGCCACTCCCTCGATTTTTGAATTGGTAGCGATTACACCCATCCTCTCAGTCCTGTCCTTAAGAACGCCGTCAATATTGACGAATATCTGAACCGGATTGCCGGAGGTGACCAGATCGGGGAATCCATCCCGATTTATGTCTCCCCAGATTCCTCCATTACCCCTGCACGAATCAAGACCGGCCTCACTAGTTACATCGATGAAGGAATTTCCCTCGATGTTCTGGTAAAGTGAATGTCCGATCAGAATATCCGGATACCCGTCTGAATTCCAGTCACACCAGGAGACCCTTGAACCGCTGACAAGGCTGTCCGGTCCGAGAAGATATGTCACATCTTCGAAAATCGGACCGTTATATCCGGTTTTATCCCGTCCCCATTCTTCGGGTATAACGCCGGTCGGCAGAAGACTGTCCAGCTCCAGCACAGCTTCTCCGCTCCAGCGGTTCCGTACTTCTCCGAGCACAGCTGCGTCAAGGAAATGATTCATTGCCTGAAGAGTATCACCAATTCGGAGATTCAGTCTTCCGGCAAGCCAGTGCAGGGAAGCCTCTGTGTGAAAATCATCTACAGGATAGACTGTGAGTGACAGGAGATCTTCCAGATCCTGAAGTGCTTTCTGCTCATGACCGAGACCGGCCATGGCGAAACACTTCCTGAAATTCAATCCTGTTTCAAGCGCCATACCGGTTAGAAGCCATTCTTCCTGAGGTATTCCCACAGGAATCCAGCTGCTGTCCATCAGCACCAACCCTTTTTCCGCGAGTTCAAGCGCCTCTGACCAGGAAGAATCACGGTCAATGTACATCGCCGCGCCGCTCAGGCAGGCCTGAGGATCGTCAGGACATGCTTCGAGCCACATTTCTAGAGAGTTCGTCCACCTTGTTGAATCGGCTGTTTCAAATACAGCATTCAGCGTATACTGCCATGCTCTGGATCGCCAGAGATCCGACTTATCGCCCCATTCATCAAGGAAATCCTGAAGAACCAGGATTCTGGCTGAATCGTCATTCCAAACAGGATACAGGTTATCGTAGAATTCCCAGCTTATAACCTCTGAAGCCTCCATGGATTCAGGGAAGCTATCGACCAGCACCCGCATGAGACTGTCCGCCAGAATACTGTCTTCGAGTACGGCTGCCGACTCAATTAAAGAAAGAAGA contains these protein-coding regions:
- a CDS encoding VCBS repeat-containing protein produces the protein MQTALIIISFLVIAQPSEFDALLNIRDFNNALELTGESDSLSAEVFRRSGNPSMASMLFERAFAEDPSAGLFAAIWAVISGSTEHFPSMSSGYLREELPEWSSMLDWEPQHLLSLIESAAVLEDSILADSLMRVLVDSFPESMEASEVISWEFYDNLYPVWNDDSARILVLQDFLDEWGDKSDLWRSRAWQYTLNAVFETADSTRWTNSLEMWLEACPDDPQACLSGAAMYIDRDSSWSEALELAEKGLVLMDSSWIPVGIPQEEWLLTGMALETGLNFRKCFAMAGLGHEQKALQDLEDLLSLTVYPVDDFHTEASLHWLAGRLNLRIGDTLQAMNHFLDAAVLGEVRNRWSGEAVLELDSLLPTGVIPEEWGRDKTGYNGPIFEDVTYLLGPDSLVSGSRVSWCDWNSDGYPDILIGHSLYQNIEGNSFIDVTSEAGLDSCRGNGGIWGDINRDGFPDLVTSGNPVQIFVNIDGVLKDRTERMGVIATNSKIEGVALLDWNADGWLDLYLASYEQAGNMGSGTPDAFYLGGPDGFIQIGDSLGMNPFLDKPLCGRGVSPCDFNRDGNIDIFVSNYRLQENFLWENTSEGAINSALTKGLAGTDTDGWWGHTIGSAWGDYDRDGDWDLFSANLAHPRYIVFSDMSELLVNEDDLFTDGRGKAGIRFEETHSNPVWGDFNNDGWLDLFITSIYSDRRSFLYLNQGDRTFRDVTWLAGARVFNGWGAAAADFDLDGKLDLMIGSGDGPILLRNVTESGYGAIVKVYPPDGVNPSGIGCTVELEQDGIIYLRQVEGGSGTTSQNSRYLHFGLSSGNPFSMKLFVPGNPVSVTESEGLPGSISTIGR